Proteins found in one Lolium rigidum isolate FL_2022 unplaced genomic scaffold, APGP_CSIRO_Lrig_0.1 contig_38089_1, whole genome shotgun sequence genomic segment:
- the LOC124681267 gene encoding uncharacterized 31.7 kDa protein in traX-finO intergenic region-like isoform X2 produces the protein MPGAARARRRHPSTMAQPQSASSQVASEPGATEHRVVITNKHGEKLVGILHQTGSNKIVVLCHGFTASKSGVIVDLADAITRQGISVFRFDFSGNGESEGEFQYGNYRKEADDLHSVVSYLNQDKYDVTAIVGHSKGGDVVVLYASMYDDVHTVVNLSGRFYLEKGIEERLGKDFIDRINKEGYIDVTGKSGKVLYRVTKESLMERINIDMREASLSISKECSFFTVHGSSDELIPAEDAYEFAKHIPNHKLRVIEGANHCYTAHRKELSSAVVDFIMSNKAADTSLAKDE, from the exons ATGCCAGGTGCCGCACgagcccgccgccgccatccgtCAACCATGGCGCAGCCGCAATCCGCTTCCTCCCAGGTTGCTTCCGAGCCCG GTGCTACAGAACACAGGGTAGTCATAACAAACAAGCATGGAGAGAAACTTGTGGGGATACTGCATCAAACGGGTTCGAACAAGATTGTAGTCTTGTGTCATGGCTTTACGGCCTCCAAG AGTGGCGTCATTGTTGATCTAGCAGATGCAATAACAAGACAAGGAATTAGTGTCTTTCGCTTTGATTTCAGTGGGAACGG AGAAAGTGAAGGGGAGTTCCAGTACGGCAACTACAGGAAAGAAGCTGACGACTTGCATTCTGTTGTCTCATATCTTAATCAGGACAAGTATGATGTCACAGCTATTGTTGGTCACAGCAAGG GAGGAGATGTGGTTGTTCTGTATGCTTCCATGTACGACGATGTCCACACAGTTGTCAACTTGTCTGGCCGATTTTATTTAGAGAAAGGCATTGAAGAACGCCTAGGGAAAGACTTTATTGACAGGATCAACAAGGAAGGTTACATTGACGTCACAGGCAAGTCAG GAAAGGTTTTATACAGGGTAACAAAAGAAAGCTTGATGGAAAGAATAAACATTGATATGCGTGAAGCAAGCCTTTCCATCAGCAAAGAATGCAG TTTCTTCACAGTTCATGGTTCATCTGATGAGCTCATTCCGGCGGAAGATGCATACGAGTTTGCGAAGCATATACCGAATCATAAACTCAGGGTCATCGAGGGAGCAAATCACTGCTACACTGCACATCGTAAAGAACTTTCAAGCGCTGTAGTGGATTTCATTATGTCCAACAAG GCAGCAGATACCTCGTTAGCAAAAGATGAATGA
- the LOC124681264 gene encoding uncharacterized protein LOC124681264: MALNSSSQDASSPPATQRVLITNKHGEKLVGLLHPTGSNKIVVLCHGFTASKSTSIIVDLADAITKQGVSIFRFDFSGNGESEGEFQYGNYRKEADDLHSVVSYLYQEKYDVTAIVGHSKGGDVVVLYASLYDDVRMVVNLSGRFYLEKGIEERLGKEFIDRINKEGYIDVTDKSGKVLYRVTNDSLMERLNTDMLATSLSISKECSFFTVHGSADEIIPVEDAYEFAKHIPTHKLRVIEGADHCYTAHRKELSDAVVDFITSNKGIPH, encoded by the exons ATGGCGCTCAACTCTTCCTCCCAGGATGCTTCCAGCCCTC CTGCCACACAGAGGGTACTGATAACGAACAAGCACGGAGAGAAACTTGTGGGGCTGCTGCATCCCACGGGCTCCAACAAGATTGTAGTCTTGTGCCATGGCTTTACTGCCTCCAAG AGCACTAGCATCATTGTTGATCTAGCAGATGCAATAACAAAACAAGGAGTTAGTATCTTCCGCTTTGATTTCAGTGGAAATGG AGAAAGTGAAGGCGAGTTCCAGTACGGCAACTATAGGAAAGAGGCTGACGACTTACATTCTGTTGTCTCGTATCTTTATCAGGAGAAGTACGATGTCACGGCTATTGTCGGTCACAGCAAGG GAGGAGATGTGGTGGTTCTGTATGCCTCCCTGTATGATGATGTCCGCATGGTTGTCAACTTGTCTGGCCGATTTTATTTGGAGAAAGGCATTGAAGAACGGCTAGGGAAAGAATTTATTGACAGGATAAACAAGGAAGGTTACATTGACGTCACAGACAAGTCAG GAAAGGTTTTATACAGAGTAACAAACGACAGCTTGATGGAACGACTGAACACTGATATGCTTGCAACGAGCCTTTCCATCAGCAAAGAATGCAG CTTCTTCACAGTTCATGGTTCAGCTGATGAGATCATCCCGGTGGAAGATGCATATGAGTTTGCGAAGCATATACCGACTCACAAACTGCGTGTCATCGAGGGAGCAGATCACTGCTACACCGCACATCGCAAAGAACTTTCGGACGCTGTGGTGGATTTCATCACGTCCAACAAG GGGATACCTCATTAG
- the LOC124681265 gene encoding glutamate receptor 2.9-like: MAKHLLHPRSSFFLVVLLAALILYQVQVSTAQNAPSQGRVGVILDLTSAVGHRRRTGIRMAVEDYYAAHPSSATRVELHFRDSAGDVLRAASAAVDLIKNAQVQAIIGPPTSAEAEFVSRIGDRTHVPVLSYSATSPELTAAQTPFFVRTTANDSFQTAPVAAVLGAFNWRAAAVMYEDSPYGAGILPALADALQGVSTKIMDRASVPSDADDARIDAVLYRLMAMPTRVFVVHMLYPLAARLFRRAKKAGMMSEEYVWVATDGVGGFMDRLSPEDVDAMQGVVSLQPYVELTNDVKNFSARLRERSRLENPSDADVVDSTLMRLWSYDTVWAIASAVEAAGVPSPAFQTPQQGTALTDLDRLGVSATGATLLKAVLATTFDGIAGKFKLVDGQLQLQAYEVMNIIGKGARTVGFWTPESGISQDLNPGSSKALKLKQILWPGEPRSTPKGWTVSPNGRMLRVAVPVKRGFKQFVDVSENLTTGETKITGYCIDVFDEVMKNLPYPVSYQYVPQNVSSNSYTKLVDMVRDQEVDIVVGDVTIRASRMADADFTMPFTESGWSMVVAVQGTSSMWFFVSPMSRGLWLASFAFFCFTGFVVWVIEHRINPEFRGTPWQQFGLIFYFSFSTLVFSQKERLESNLSRFLLIIWVFVVLILTSSYTASLASMLTVQQLLPTVTTDVRELQKRHHDIGYQEGSFIKDSLVSMGFDERRLRTYKTEDEIADALSRGPANGGIAAVFDEIPYLKVFLSNYCEGYKMVGPIYKTDGLGFVFPRDSPLTGDVSRGIVTLAEGEKMTKIEKAWFGDTATCQSASSLSHSSSSSLIFREFGGLFLLTGVASSLMLLVYLATFAYRERHELLAAEATADSGSVPLWRLRAWLQHYDTKDLRSPTFKNAGESAKRTPRWTGESPRSGGASPFSVRFSSEMNAASSPEDSPASELDNSSQQGVQEATTSQTVEMATSTAS; this comes from the exons ATGGCGAAGCACCTGCTGCATCCACGCTCTTCTTTCTTCCTTGTCGTCCTATTGGCTGCGCTGATTTTGTACCAGGTCCAGGTGTCCACCGCGCAGAACGCGCCGTCGCAGGGCCGTGTCGGCGTCATCCTGGACTTGACGTCAGCGGTTGGGCACAGGCGGCGGACCGGCATTAGGATGGCGGTGGAGGACTACTACGCCGCGCACCCCAGCTCGGCAACGAGGGTGGAGCTCCATTTCAGGGACTCTGCAGGGGACGTTCTTCGCGCCGCTTCTGCTG CGGTGGACCTGATCAAGAACGCGCAGGTGCAGGCCATCATCGGCCCTCCAACCTCGGCCGAGGCCGAGTTCGTGTCCCGCATCGGCGACCGAACCCACGTCCCCGTCCTATCCTACTCCGCCACCTCCCCGGAGCTGACCGCGGCGCAGACGCCTTTCTTCGTGCGCACCACCGCCAACGACTCCTTCCAGACGGCCCCCGTCGCCGCCGTCCTCGGCGCCTTCAACTGGCGCGCAGCGGCCGTCATGTACGAGGACTCGCCGTACGGAGCCGGCATCCTTCCGGCGCTCGCCGACGCGCTCCAGGGCGTCAGCACCAAGATCATGGACCGCGCGTCCGTGCCGAGCGACGCGGACGACGCCCGCATCGACGCGGTGCTCTACCGCCTGATGGCGATGCCCACCCGCGTGTTCGTGGTGCACATGCTGTATCCTCTCGCCGCGCGGCTCTTCCGCCGGGCGAAGAAGGCCGGCATGATGTCCGAGGAGTACGTCTGGGTCGCCACGGATGGCGTCGGCGGCTTCATGGACAGGCTCAGCCCCGAGGACGTCGACGCTATGCAAGGCGTCGTCAGCCTTCAGCCTTACGTGGAACTGACGAACGACGTCAAGAACTTCTCGGCACGGCTTAGGGAGAGGTCACGTCTGGAGAACCCGAGCGACGCGGATGTCGTGGACTCAACCTTGATGAGGCTCTGGTCGTACGACACGGTATGGGCAATCGCCTCGGCTGTGGAGGCGGCCGGTGTCCCCAGCCCGGCGTTCCAGACACCTCAGCAGGGCACGGCACTAACAGATTTGGACCGGCTGGGGGTGTCGGCCACCGGAGCAACGCTCCTCAAGGCCGTGCTCGCCACGACGTTCGACGGGATAGCCGGCAAGTTCAAGCTGGTAGACGGGCAGCTCCAGCTGCAGGCGTACGAGGTGATGAACATCATCGGCAAAGGAGCAAGGACGGTCGGGTTCTGGACGCCGGAGTCCGGGATCTCTCAAGATTTGAACCCTGGCAGCTCCAAGGcgctgaagctgaagcagatcctctGGCCAGGCGAGCCACGGTCCACTCCGAAAGGCTGGACCGTGTCGCCAAACGGGCGGATGCTCAGAGTTGCCGTCCCGGTGAAGCGCGGGTTCAAGCAGTTCGTGGACGTCTCAGAGAATTTGACAACCGGCGAGACAAAGATCACGGGCTACTGCATCGACGTGTTCGACGAGGTAATGAAGAATTTGCCCTATCCAGTCAGCTACCAGTACGTGCCACAAAATGTTAGCTCCAACTCTTATACCAAGCTTGTGGACATGGTGCGAGATCAG GAAGTCGACATTGTCGTCGGAGACGTGACGATCAGGGCAAGCAGGATGGCCGACGCGGACTTCACCATGCCCTTCACAGAGTCGGGGTGGTCAATGGTTGTAGCGGTGCAGGGGACGAGCTCCATGTGGTTCTTCGTGAGTCCGATGAGCAGAGGCCTCTGGCTTGCCAGCTTCGCCTTCTTTTGCTTCACCGGCTTCGTCGTGTGGGTGATTGAGCACCGGATCAATCCCGAGTTCCGGGGCACACCGTGGCAGCAGTTTGGCCTCATCTTCTACTTCTCATTCTCAACACTCGTCTTCTCACAGA AGGAGAGGCTAGAGAGTAACCTGTCGAGGTTTCTGTTGATCATATGGGTGTTCGTGGTATTGATCCTGACATCAAGCTACACGGCGAGCCTGGCGTCGATGCTGACCGTTCAGCAGCTCCTGCCGACGGTGACCACCGACGTGAGGGAGCTCCAAAAACGCCACCACGACATTGGGTACCAGGAGGGAAGCTTCATCAAAGACTCCCTGGTAAGCATGGGCTTCGATGAGCGGAGGCTGAGGACATACAAGACGGAGGATGAGATCGCAGACGCGCTGTCGAGAGGCCCAGCTAACGGCGGAATCGCCGCGGTGTTCGACGAGATCCCCTACCTGAAGGTCTTCTTGTCCAACTACTGCGAAGGCTACAAGATGGTCGGCCCCATCTACAAGACCGACGGCCTCGGATTT GTGTTTCCCAGAGATTCTCCCTTGACGGGGGATGTGTCGCGGGGGATAGTGACGTTGGCGGAAGGGGAGAAGATGACCAAGATTGAGAAAGCATGGTTCGGCGATACAGCTACCTGCCAGAGCGCGAGCAGCCTCAGCCACAGCTCTTCGTCCAGCCTAATCTTCCGTGAGTTCGGCGGGTTGTTCCTCTTAACCGGCGTGGCCTCCAGCCTCATGCTCCTCGTCTACCTAGCCACCTTCGCCTACCGCGAGCGCCACGAGCTCCTGGCAGCAGAGGCCACCGCcgactccggcagcgtgccgctgTGGAGGCTACGCGCGTGGCTGCAGCACTATGACACCAAGGACCTTCGGTCCCCCACCTTCAAGAACGCCGGTGAGTCCGCGAAACGGACGCCGAGATGGACCGGAGAGAGCCCGAGGAGCGGCGGGGCGAGTCCGTTCAGCGTGCGTTTCAGCTCGGAGATGAACGCCGCTTCTTCACCGGAGGACTCGCCGGCGTCAGAGCTGGATAACTCATCCCAGCAGGGTGTCCAAGAGGCAACGACCTCTCAGACTGTGGAGATGGCAACGTCAACGGCATCTTAA
- the LOC124681266 gene encoding uncharacterized protein LOC124681266, with the protein MATPVKPESAAAAPKAPQPQPPVKGAIMRRVFPFLLATNVFIGVYVFAKTYKRDQDKKNAEAAAAAAAAAPPAPIAKPAEPAPPPKRVFPPLSQDEQRQVYKWMLEEKRRTKPQTAAEKTKINEEKALLKEIIRAEYLPRLW; encoded by the exons ATGGCCACCCCCGTCAAACCCGAATCGGCCGCCGCGGCACCGAAAGCGCCGCAGCCGCAGCCACCGGTGAAGGGGGCCATCATGCGCCGGGTCTTCCCCTTCCTCCTGGCCACCAACGTCTTCATCGGAG tttatgtatttgcGAAGACCTACAAACGAGACCAGGACAAGAAAAATGCTGAGGctgcagcagcagccgcagcagcagcCCCACCCGCTCCAATTGCTAAGCCTGCAGAGCCTGCTCCTCCACCCAAAAGAGTATTCCCACCATTATCCCAAGATGAGCAGCGCCAAGTCTACAAGTGGATGCTGGAAGAGAAGCGGAGGACCAAGCCACAGACTGCTGCTGAGAAAACCAAAATCAATGAAGAAAAAGCTCTTCTCAAGGAGATCATCCGAGCAGAGTATCTCCCTCGTTTGTGGTGA
- the LOC124681267 gene encoding uncharacterized protein LOC124681267 isoform X1: MPGAARARRRHPSTMAQPQSASSQVASEPGATEHRVVITNKHGEKLVGILHQTGSNKIVVLCHGFTASKKSGVIVDLADAITRQGISVFRFDFSGNGESEGEFQYGNYRKEADDLHSVVSYLNQDKYDVTAIVGHSKGGDVVVLYASMYDDVHTVVNLSGRFYLEKGIEERLGKDFIDRINKEGYIDVTGKSGKVLYRVTKESLMERINIDMREASLSISKECSFFTVHGSSDELIPAEDAYEFAKHIPNHKLRVIEGANHCYTAHRKELSSAVVDFIMSNKAADTSLAKDE; the protein is encoded by the exons ATGCCAGGTGCCGCACgagcccgccgccgccatccgtCAACCATGGCGCAGCCGCAATCCGCTTCCTCCCAGGTTGCTTCCGAGCCCG GTGCTACAGAACACAGGGTAGTCATAACAAACAAGCATGGAGAGAAACTTGTGGGGATACTGCATCAAACGGGTTCGAACAAGATTGTAGTCTTGTGTCATGGCTTTACGGCCTCCAAG AAGAGTGGCGTCATTGTTGATCTAGCAGATGCAATAACAAGACAAGGAATTAGTGTCTTTCGCTTTGATTTCAGTGGGAACGG AGAAAGTGAAGGGGAGTTCCAGTACGGCAACTACAGGAAAGAAGCTGACGACTTGCATTCTGTTGTCTCATATCTTAATCAGGACAAGTATGATGTCACAGCTATTGTTGGTCACAGCAAGG GAGGAGATGTGGTTGTTCTGTATGCTTCCATGTACGACGATGTCCACACAGTTGTCAACTTGTCTGGCCGATTTTATTTAGAGAAAGGCATTGAAGAACGCCTAGGGAAAGACTTTATTGACAGGATCAACAAGGAAGGTTACATTGACGTCACAGGCAAGTCAG GAAAGGTTTTATACAGGGTAACAAAAGAAAGCTTGATGGAAAGAATAAACATTGATATGCGTGAAGCAAGCCTTTCCATCAGCAAAGAATGCAG TTTCTTCACAGTTCATGGTTCATCTGATGAGCTCATTCCGGCGGAAGATGCATACGAGTTTGCGAAGCATATACCGAATCATAAACTCAGGGTCATCGAGGGAGCAAATCACTGCTACACTGCACATCGTAAAGAACTTTCAAGCGCTGTAGTGGATTTCATTATGTCCAACAAG GCAGCAGATACCTCGTTAGCAAAAGATGAATGA